In Gemmata obscuriglobus, a single genomic region encodes these proteins:
- a CDS encoding DUF1573 domain-containing protein has protein sequence MRRALRYAAVAASGLTLTVATAAPPAPTTAAPVEQPAAQSAVPWANKFFLPNAATDRDQAAPAVITHNFGEVPHGTLCVHKFTITNIYNVPMRVTDVRKGCTCLDYIPMTKTLEPNETAEFTVTMNTGKFVGSNSQNFYVTFGPKFVSTAVLRVSATSRTDVSVSPGAVSFGTVPKGTRLSQSVQVKYAGRARDWKITEAVAGNHPFDVRVTETSRGGPLRGGAEFQVDVTLSANAPAGPLSEQITLRTNDTSNPLIQLAVTGTVIAPLELNPGKVRFEVKPGESATQRVLVRAAKPFKVAAVDGAGDGITVELPATPAALPVQVIVVKFEPKKPGTVARQLRISTDQPGESSALLSVEATGTSPEKEEGSK, from the coding sequence ATGCGACGGGCATTACGATACGCGGCGGTTGCGGCGAGCGGGCTGACTCTAACGGTTGCGACGGCCGCTCCGCCGGCCCCCACCACCGCCGCCCCGGTGGAGCAGCCCGCGGCCCAGTCGGCGGTGCCGTGGGCCAACAAGTTCTTCCTCCCGAACGCCGCGACCGACCGCGACCAGGCGGCGCCCGCGGTCATCACCCACAACTTCGGCGAGGTGCCGCACGGCACGCTGTGCGTCCACAAGTTCACGATCACGAACATCTACAACGTGCCCATGCGGGTCACGGACGTGCGCAAGGGCTGCACGTGCCTGGACTACATCCCGATGACCAAGACGCTCGAGCCCAACGAGACGGCCGAGTTCACGGTCACGATGAACACCGGGAAGTTCGTGGGGTCGAACTCCCAGAACTTCTACGTCACGTTCGGGCCGAAGTTCGTGTCTACTGCGGTGCTGCGTGTGTCCGCGACCAGCCGCACCGACGTGAGCGTGTCGCCGGGCGCGGTCAGCTTCGGGACGGTGCCGAAGGGGACGCGGTTGAGCCAGTCGGTCCAGGTGAAGTACGCGGGCCGCGCCCGCGACTGGAAGATCACCGAGGCGGTCGCGGGGAACCACCCGTTCGACGTGCGGGTGACCGAGACTTCGCGGGGCGGCCCGCTCCGCGGCGGGGCCGAGTTCCAGGTGGACGTGACGCTGAGCGCGAACGCGCCCGCGGGGCCGCTCTCCGAGCAGATCACGCTCAGGACGAACGACACCTCGAACCCCCTGATCCAGCTCGCGGTGACGGGAACCGTGATCGCGCCGCTGGAGCTGAACCCCGGGAAGGTGCGGTTCGAGGTGAAGCCCGGCGAGTCCGCAACGCAGCGGGTGCTGGTGCGGGCCGCTAAACCGTTCAAGGTGGCGGCGGTGGACGGCGCCGGCGACGGGATCACGGTCGAGCTGCCCGCAACGCCCGCGGCGCTGCCGGTGCAGGTGATTGTGGTGAAATTCGAGCCGAAGAAGCCCGGCACGGTGGCACGCCAGCTCCGCATCAGCACCGACCAGCCGGGCGAATCGTCCGCGCTGCTGTCGGTCGAAGCCACGGGCACCAGCCCCGAGAAGGAAGAAGGCTCCAAGTAA